A genomic segment from Ptychodera flava strain L36383 chromosome 8, AS_Pfla_20210202, whole genome shotgun sequence encodes:
- the LOC139138407 gene encoding adrenodoxin-like protein 1, mitochondrial yields MHGEYEWQDPVSEDEVVNITFTNKDGSSQTVRGKVGDNVMYLAHRHNISIEGACEASLACCTCHVIVNEDYYDMIPEPDEREDDMLDMAPFLTSTSRLSCQIILTKEMDGIEVRLPQATRNFYVDGHVPQPH; encoded by the exons ATGCATGGAGAATACGAATGGCAAGATCCCGTATCTGAAGATGAAGT CGTTAACATTACATTTACAAACAAGGACGGAAGTAGCCAAACAGTCAGAGGCAAAGTTGGAGACAATGTTATGTACCTGGCACACAGACACAATATCAGCATTGAAG GAGCGTGTGAGGCGTCATTAGCTTGTTGTACCTGCCATGTTATCGTCAATGAAGATTATTACGATATGATACCTGAACCAGATGAAag GGAAGATGACATGTTGGATATGGCACCATTTCTCACGTCCACATCAAGGCTAA GTTGTCAGATTATTTTAACCAAAGAAATGGATGGAATTGAAGTGAGACTGCCTCAAGCTACTAGGAACTTCTACGTTGACGGACATGTCCCCCAGCCGCACTGA